One Stenotrophomonas sp. SAU14A_NAIMI4_5 DNA segment encodes these proteins:
- the phhA gene encoding phenylalanine 4-monooxygenase codes for MDLAQPRRVEHQQTDKGYVPVYTTALVEQPWETYTADDHATWSTLYQRQRELLVGRACQEFLDAQDEMGMNAHMIPRFDQLNEVLGAATGWTLVGVEGLLPELDFFDHLANRRFPVTWWIRRPDQIDYIAEPDLFHDLFGHVPLLMNPVFADFMEAYGRGGVKAHAIGPDALQNLTRLYWYTVEFGLIDTADGLRIYGAGIVSSKGESLYSLESAAPNRIGFDLQRIMRTKYRIDTFQKTYFVIDSFEQLMQATSPDFTPIYAALADQAHLPAGDVQADDHVFQAGTGEGWADGGDV; via the coding sequence ATGGACCTCGCCCAGCCCCGCCGTGTCGAACACCAGCAGACCGACAAGGGCTACGTGCCGGTGTACACCACCGCGCTCGTCGAGCAGCCGTGGGAGACCTATACCGCCGACGACCACGCCACCTGGAGCACGCTGTACCAGCGCCAGCGCGAACTGCTGGTCGGCCGCGCCTGCCAGGAGTTCCTGGACGCGCAGGACGAGATGGGCATGAACGCGCACATGATCCCGCGCTTCGACCAGCTCAACGAAGTGCTGGGCGCGGCCACCGGCTGGACCCTGGTGGGCGTGGAAGGCCTGCTGCCGGAACTGGATTTCTTCGACCACCTGGCCAACCGCCGCTTCCCGGTGACCTGGTGGATCCGCCGCCCGGACCAGATCGACTACATCGCCGAACCGGACCTGTTCCATGACCTGTTCGGCCATGTGCCGCTGCTGATGAACCCGGTGTTCGCCGACTTCATGGAGGCCTACGGCCGCGGCGGCGTCAAAGCCCACGCGATCGGCCCGGACGCGCTGCAGAACCTGACCCGCCTGTACTGGTACACGGTGGAGTTCGGCCTGATCGACACCGCCGACGGCCTGCGCATCTACGGCGCCGGCATCGTCTCGTCCAAGGGCGAATCGCTGTACTCGCTGGAATCGGCCGCGCCCAACCGCATCGGCTTCGACCTGCAGCGGATCATGCGTACGAAGTACCGCATCGACACCTTCCAGAAGACCTACTTCGTCATCGACAGCTTCGAGCAGCTGATGCAGGCGACGTCACCGGACTTCACCCCGATATACGCTGCGCTGGCCGACCAGGCGCACCTGCCGGCCGGTGACGTGCAGGCCGACGACCACGTGTTCCAGGCCGGTACGGGTGAGGGTTGGGCGGACGGCGGCGACGTGTGA
- a CDS encoding Lrp/AsnC family transcriptional regulator has protein sequence MAGEVQFDRTDIRLLAEIQRDGRATNAELATRVNLSPSACLRRLQRLESEGVIVGYGARLEPRQLRLGLQAFVRVQLEKHDQAAIGHFVDSVQGWDEVVACHALTGDMDYLLHVYVRDLEHFSRFLLDRLLNAGGVADANSSFVLRTVKGFQALPLSQLE, from the coding sequence ATGGCCGGAGAAGTCCAGTTCGATCGCACGGATATACGCCTGTTGGCCGAGATCCAGCGTGATGGTCGCGCCACCAACGCGGAGTTGGCGACGCGGGTGAACCTGTCGCCGTCGGCCTGCCTGCGCCGCCTGCAGCGGCTGGAAAGCGAAGGGGTGATCGTCGGCTACGGCGCGCGCCTGGAGCCGCGCCAGCTGCGCCTGGGCCTGCAGGCCTTCGTTCGCGTGCAGCTGGAAAAGCACGACCAGGCCGCCATCGGCCACTTCGTGGACAGCGTGCAGGGCTGGGATGAGGTGGTGGCCTGCCATGCCCTGACCGGCGACATGGACTACCTGCTGCACGTCTACGTGCGCGACCTTGAACACTTCTCGCGCTTCCTGCTGGACAGGCTGCTCAACGCCGGCGGCGTGGCCGATGCCAATTCCAGCTTCGTGCTGCGCACGGTGAAGGGCTTCCAGGCGCTGCCGCTGTCGCAGCTGGAATGA